A stretch of the Aythya fuligula isolate bAytFul2 chromosome 18, bAytFul2.pri, whole genome shotgun sequence genome encodes the following:
- the SEC14L1 gene encoding SEC14-like protein 1: MVQKYQSPVRVYKHPFELIMAAYERRFPTCPLIPMFVASDTVNEYKSEDEAIHVIERRCKLDIDAPRLLKKIAGVDYVYFVQKNSLNRRERTLHIEAYNETFSNRVIINEHCCYTVHPDNEDWTCFEQSASLDIKSFFGFESTVEKIAMKQYTSNIKKGKEIIEYYLKQLEEEGITFVPRWTPPVACKLESSTTHTRRPVSPAINIPDSATKEGLNNKEILNTSSSPSEPTAGTPDDKLDADYIKRYLGDLTPMQESCLIRLRQWLQETHKGKIPKDEHILRFLRARDFNIDKAREILCQSLTWRKQHQVDYILDTWNPPQVLQDYYAGGWHHHDKDGRPLYVLRLGQMDTKGLVRALGEEALLRYVLSINEEGLRRCEENTKVFGRPISSWTCLVDLEGLNMRHLWRPGVKALLRIIEVVEANYPETLGRLLILRAPRVFPVLWTLVSPFIDDNTRKKFLIYAGNDYQGPGGLLDYIDKEIIPDFLGGECMCEVPEGGLVPKSLYRTAEELENEDIKLWTETIYQSASVFKGAPHEVLIQIVDASSVITWDFDVCKGDIVFNIFHSKRAPQPPKKDSLGAHSITSPGGNNVQLIDKVWQLGRDYSMVESPLICKEGESVQGSHVTRWPGFYILQWKFHSMPACATTNLPRVDDVLASLQVSSHKCKVMYYTEVIGSEDFRGSMTSLESSHSGFSQLSAATTSSSQSHSSSMISR, encoded by the exons GCTTATGAAAGAAGGTTTCCTACATGTCCTCTGATTCCTATGTTTGTAGCCAGTGACACAGTGAACGAATACAAGAGCGAGGATGAAGCCATCCATGTGATTGAACGGCGCTGCAAGCTGGACATAGATGCACCACGACTGTTGAAAAAG ATTGCAGGAGTGGATTACGTCTACTTTGTCCAGAAGAACTCACTGAACAGACGAGAAAGGACTTTGCATATAGAAGCCTACAATGAAACCTTCTCTAATAGAGTCATTATTAACGAGCACTGCTGTTACACA GTTCATCCAGACAACGAAGACTGGACCTGTTTTGAACAGTCAGCAAGTCTGgatataaaatctttttttggttttgaaagcaCAGTGGAAAAGATTGCCATGAAGCAGTACACCAGCAATATTAAAAAG ggaaaagaaataattgagtACTACCtgaagcagctggaggaagaaggaataaCTTTTGTTCCTCGTTGGACTCCCCCCGTTGCATGTAAATTGGAGAGCAGCACAACCCACACAAGACGGCCAGTTTCACCTGCTATAAATATACCAGACTCTGCCACAAAGGAGGGCTTGAACAATAAGGAGATCCTCAACACCTCAAGCAGCCCCTCCGAGCCTACAGCAGGAACACCTGATG ACAAGCTAGATGCAGACTACATCAAGCGGTATCTGGGTGACTTGACCCCAATGCAGGAAAGCTGCCTCATTCGGCTGAGACAGTGGCTTCAGGAGACACACAAGGGCAAG atcCCAAAGGATGAGCACATCTTAAGATTCCTGCGTGCCCGGGACTTCAACATTGATAAAGCAAGAGAGATCCTTTGCCAGTCTTTGACATGGCGCAAGCAGCACCAGGTAGACTATATTTTAGACACTTGGAATCCTCCTCAAGTACTCCAGGATTACTATGCAGGAGGCTGGCATCACCATGACAAAG ATGGTCGCCCACTGTATGTGCTGAGATTGGGACAGATGGATACCAAAGGCTTAGTGCGAGCTCTTGGGGAAGAGGCCTTGCTTCGATAC GTTCTTTCTATAAATGAAGAAGGACTGAGGCGGTGTGAAGAGAACACGAAAGTATTTGGCAGACCAATAAG CTCTTGGACCTGTCTAGTAGATCTAGAAGGCTTGAACATGCGGCATTTATGGCGACCTGGCGTCAAAGCATTGCTGAGAATCATTGAGGTGGTTGAAGCTAATTACCCTGAGACTTTGGGTCGCCTTCTTATCCTGAGAGCGCCTCGAGTATTTCCAGTTCTTTGGACACTG gTTAGTCCATTCATTGATGACAACACTAGAAAGAAATTCCTTATTTATGCTGGAAATGACTACCAGGGTCCTGGGGGACTGCTGGATTACATTGATAAAGAAATTATCCCTGATTTCCTTGGTGGAGAGTGCATg TGCGAAGTACCAGAGGGTGGGCTGGTTCCCAAGTCCCTCTACCGGACAGCAGAAGAGTTGGAAAACGAAGACATAAAGCTTTGGACTGAAACAATCTACCAGTCTGCAAGTGTCTTCAAAGGAGCTCCCCATGAG GTTCTCATTCAGATTGTGGATGCTTCATCGGTGATCACATGGGATTTTGATGTGTGCAAAGGCGACAttgtttttaacatctttcATTCCAAGAGAGCCCCACAGCCTCCTAAAAAGGACTCTCTGGGAGCTCACAGTATTACATCTCCTGGTGGGAACAATGTCCAGTTGATAGACAAAGTCTGGCAATTGGGGCGTGATTACAGCATGGTGGAGTCGCCTCTTATCTGCAAAGAAGGAGAAAGCGTGCAG GGATCGCATGTGACCAGGTGGCCTGGCTTCTACATTCTCCAGTGGAAATTTCATAGCATGCCTGCCTGTGCTACAACCAACCTGCCTCGTGTGGATGATGTACTAGCATCTCTACAGGTCTCCTCTCACAAATGCAAAGTGATGTACTATACAGAAGTAATAGGATCTGAAGATTTCAG aGGATCTATGACCAGCCTTGAATCAAGCCACAGTGGATTCTCCCAGCTCAGTGCTGCCACCACCTCTTCCAGCCAGTCCCATTCCAGCTCCATGATTTCCAGGTAG